Proteins co-encoded in one Dyella japonica A8 genomic window:
- the queA gene encoding tRNA preQ1(34) S-adenosylmethionine ribosyltransferase-isomerase QueA: MKKTDFDFDLPPELIAQAPLAERSASRMLVLDVEAQARQDRMFRDLPEFLREGDLLVFNDTRVLPARLYGRKDTGGQVEILIERVTGAHEATVQLGVSKKPKEGGRIELADGSHAVVLGRDGSFFRLRFESPDPLERLLLRLGEMPLPPYIERHADDSDMERYQTVFAREPGAVAAPTAGLHFDEATLANLRGRGIQFGYVTLHVGAGTFQPVRADDLKDHQMHREWLNVGASLVEQIRRTRAAGGRVIAVGTTVVRALESAVRDGEVQPFAGETQIFIFPGYRFSSIDGLLTNFHLPQSTLLMLVSALAGRDFMLASYRHAVEQKYRFFSYGDSMLILPKG; encoded by the coding sequence GTGAAGAAGACCGATTTCGATTTTGACCTGCCGCCCGAGCTGATTGCCCAGGCGCCGTTGGCCGAGCGTTCGGCCAGCCGCATGCTGGTGCTGGACGTGGAGGCGCAGGCGCGCCAGGACCGCATGTTCCGCGACCTGCCGGAGTTCCTGCGCGAGGGTGACCTGCTGGTGTTCAACGACACCCGCGTGTTGCCGGCGAGACTGTACGGCCGCAAGGACACGGGCGGGCAGGTGGAGATCCTGATCGAGCGCGTCACCGGCGCGCACGAAGCCACCGTGCAGCTGGGCGTGAGCAAGAAGCCGAAGGAAGGCGGGCGTATCGAGCTGGCCGACGGCAGCCATGCCGTGGTGCTGGGGCGCGACGGCTCGTTCTTCCGCCTGCGCTTCGAGTCGCCCGACCCGCTGGAGCGACTGCTGCTGCGATTGGGCGAAATGCCGTTGCCGCCGTATATCGAGCGCCATGCGGACGACAGCGACATGGAGCGCTACCAGACCGTGTTCGCGCGCGAGCCGGGCGCCGTTGCCGCGCCCACGGCCGGCCTGCATTTCGACGAGGCCACGCTGGCGAACTTGCGCGGGCGCGGCATCCAATTTGGCTACGTGACCCTGCACGTGGGCGCGGGCACCTTCCAGCCGGTGCGCGCGGATGACCTCAAGGATCACCAGATGCACCGCGAATGGCTCAACGTGGGGGCGAGCCTGGTGGAACAGATCCGCCGCACGCGCGCCGCGGGTGGCCGCGTCATCGCGGTGGGCACCACCGTGGTGCGCGCCCTGGAAAGCGCCGTGCGCGATGGGGAAGTGCAGCCTTTCGCGGGCGAGACGCAGATCTTCATCTTCCCCGGCTACCGGTTCTCCAGCATCGACGGCCTGCTGACCAACTTCCACCTGCCGCAATCGACCCTGCTGATGCTGGTGTCCGCGCTGGCGGGGCGTGATTTCATGCTGGCCTCGTACCGGCATGCGGTAGAGCAGAAGTACCGGTTCTTCTCGTATGGGGATTCGATGTTGATTTTGCCGAAGGGCTGA